The Sphingobium sp. BYY-5 genome contains a region encoding:
- a CDS encoding DUF1328 family protein: MIKLAIISLVIAAVLALLGFGGAAGAFVGIAKIFFFIAIAIFALFLIVGILAGKGVKDAID; this comes from the coding sequence ATGATAAAGCTCGCGATCATCTCGCTCGTCATCGCGGCCGTTCTGGCGCTGCTGGGTTTCGGTGGCGCGGCCGGTGCTTTCGTCGGCATCGCCAAGATCTTTTTCTTCATCGCCATTGCCATCTTCGCCTTGTTCCTGATCGTGGGAATCCTGGCTGGCAAGGGCGTCAAGGACGCGATAGACTGA
- a CDS encoding DUF5818 domain-containing protein, which translates to MTQIGAGVDETGRLLRDEAGFLLQRDLGGSYRLVLLRVPVDHVEKRVRVRGFYAGDDIVEAEGVAAA; encoded by the coding sequence ATGACACAGATTGGCGCTGGCGTGGACGAAACCGGCAGGCTGTTGCGCGACGAAGCCGGCTTCCTGCTCCAGCGCGATCTGGGCGGCAGCTATCGCCTGGTCCTGCTCCGCGTGCCGGTCGATCATGTCGAAAAGCGTGTGCGGGTGCGCGGCTTTTACGCCGGCGACGATATTGTCGAAGCCGAGGGTGTGGCCGCCGCCTGA
- a CDS encoding DUF885 domain-containing protein, whose protein sequence is MRKILSMMFVPLAFAVAPVLAHAQASHDQLTKIIDDHWVWWLSAHPVEATARGVRDYDDRIYDMSLAARDAQIRAEQGFVTRLEAVPAQGLDAADRVNRDVLLWMLRDDIDSDRHPAERLMLFTTYYGWHQGFSGMADGLPFYNRADYDSYLKRLTLYPKQNGDALAITRQAIKGGYVQPCSVLQNYAPTISGIVDGKPEETRFYEPFKRPKPRDIGDADWSAMQAQAVTVIRDVITPEYRKWHDLFVTDYLPHCRKSDSASSLPGGAAWYASRVRAHTTTDLTPDQIHQIGLDEVTRIGMRMDEIAAKAGYPSRAAYIQHLRTDPSYYAKMPEELLRVAARQAKTIDGLLPRYFGTLPRLPYGLKPIPAAEAEGTTTAYYMPGAPESGISGTYFVNTSKLDQRPYWELPALTAHEAVPGHHNQIALQQELPLPPFRKYLAGFTAYVEGWALYTEYLGEEMGLYDTPEKMMGRLSYEMWRACRLVVDTGIHAKGWDKAKAVAFMKANSALSDANIDAEVNRYISWPGQALGYKLGEIKIRELRARAETALGPKFDLRRFHDAVLAQGAVPLTVLESQIDGWIATEKGW, encoded by the coding sequence ATGCGTAAGATTCTTTCCATGATGTTCGTCCCCTTGGCTTTTGCGGTCGCGCCTGTCCTGGCGCACGCGCAGGCGTCCCATGACCAACTGACCAAGATCATTGATGACCATTGGGTCTGGTGGCTGTCTGCTCATCCGGTCGAGGCGACCGCGCGCGGCGTGCGCGATTATGACGACCGCATCTACGACATGTCGCTGGCCGCCCGCGACGCGCAGATCAGGGCGGAACAAGGCTTCGTCACCCGGCTGGAGGCAGTGCCGGCGCAGGGGCTGGACGCTGCCGACCGCGTGAATCGCGACGTGCTGCTCTGGATGCTGCGCGACGATATCGACAGCGATCGCCATCCCGCCGAACGGCTGATGCTCTTCACCACTTATTATGGCTGGCATCAGGGCTTTTCGGGCATGGCCGACGGGCTGCCCTTCTACAATCGCGCCGACTATGACAGCTATCTGAAGCGGCTGACGCTCTACCCGAAGCAGAATGGCGACGCGCTCGCCATCACGCGGCAGGCGATCAAGGGCGGCTATGTTCAACCCTGCTCCGTGCTGCAAAATTATGCGCCGACCATCAGCGGTATCGTCGACGGCAAGCCGGAGGAGACGCGCTTCTACGAGCCGTTCAAGCGGCCCAAGCCCCGCGACATCGGCGATGCTGACTGGAGTGCGATGCAGGCCCAGGCTGTGACGGTCATTCGTGACGTCATCACGCCCGAATATCGCAAATGGCACGACCTGTTCGTGACGGACTATCTGCCCCATTGCCGCAAGAGCGACAGCGCCTCCTCGCTGCCCGGTGGCGCGGCCTGGTATGCCAGCCGCGTGCGCGCCCACACCACGACCGACCTGACGCCGGACCAGATCCACCAGATCGGCCTGGATGAGGTCACGCGGATCGGTATGCGGATGGACGAAATTGCGGCCAAGGCCGGCTATCCCAGCCGCGCCGCCTATATCCAGCATCTGCGCACCGACCCGTCCTACTATGCCAAGATGCCCGAAGAGTTGCTGCGCGTCGCCGCGCGTCAGGCCAAGACGATCGACGGCCTGCTGCCGCGCTATTTCGGCACCTTGCCGCGCCTGCCCTATGGCCTGAAACCCATCCCGGCAGCGGAGGCGGAAGGAACGACGACCGCCTACTATATGCCCGGCGCGCCGGAGAGCGGCATTTCCGGCACCTATTTCGTCAACACTTCGAAACTCGATCAGCGGCCCTATTGGGAACTGCCAGCGCTCACCGCCCATGAAGCGGTGCCGGGCCATCACAACCAGATCGCCCTGCAACAGGAATTGCCGCTGCCGCCCTTCCGCAAATATCTGGCTGGCTTTACCGCCTATGTGGAGGGCTGGGCGCTCTACACCGAATATCTGGGCGAAGAGATGGGCCTTTACGACACGCCCGAAAAAATGATGGGCCGTCTGTCCTATGAAATGTGGCGCGCCTGCCGTCTGGTGGTGGACACCGGCATCCATGCCAAGGGCTGGGACAAGGCGAAGGCGGTGGCTTTCATGAAGGCGAACAGCGCGCTCAGCGACGCGAATATCGATGCGGAGGTCAATCGCTATATCAGTTGGCCGGGCCAGGCGCTGGGCTACAAGCTGGGCGAGATCAAGATCCGGGAATTGCGGGCGAGGGCGGAAACCGCGCTGGGACCGAAATTCGACCTGCGCCGCTTCCACGACGCGGTGCTGGCGCAGGGCGCGGTGCCGCTGACCGTGCTGGAAAGCCAGATCGATGGCTGGATCGCGACGGAGAAGGGGTGGTAA
- the acnA gene encoding aconitate hydratase AcnA: MTAIGQDTLGTRDTLNVGGKDIAYYSLKKAAAKLGDVSRLPFSMKVLLENLLRFEDGVTVTTDDIQAIVNWQNDKGKSEREIQYRPARVLMQDFTGVPCVVDLAAMRDAMNALGADASKINPQVPVHLVIDHSVMVDEFGTPKAFEDNVELEYQRNMERYDFLKWGSKSLDNFKVVPPGTGICHQVNLENIAQAVWSSVDADGVTVAYPDTCVGTDSHTTMINGLGVLGWGVGGIEAEAAMLGQPVSMLIPEVVGFKLTGTLNEGITATDLVLTATQMLRAKGVVGRFVEYFGPGLASLSLADRATLANMAPEYGATCGFFGIDDKTLDYMRLTGRSEENIALVEAYAKEQGFWLDASAEPVFTDVLELDMSTVVPSLAGPKRPQDKVILTQVDDVFNADLEKVYKKAAAVRVPVEGRTHDIGDGDVVIAAITSCTNTSNPGVLVAAGLVAKKANELGMKPKPWVKTSLAPGSQVVTDYLEKAGLQSHLDAVGFNLVGYGCTTCIGNSGPLAEPISKAINGNDIVAASVLSGNRNFEGRVSQDVRANFLASPPLVVAYALKGTVTTDFVTTPIGQGSDGQDVYLKDIWPTNEEVRSVMDGALTRDMFQSRYATVFTGDARWQAIDVTGSDTYTWRAGSTYVANPPYFDGLTMTPAPVTDIVEAKPLAIFGDSITTDHISPAGSIKASSPAGKWLSEHQVSQADYNSYGSRRGHHEVMMRGTFANIRIKNLMLDGVEGGMTRYDGEVMPIYDAAMKHKADGTPLVVIGGKEYGTGSSRDWAAKGTNLLGVRSVIVESFERIHRSNLVGMGVLPLQFKNGDTKDTLGLTGNETFTIQNVAGLKPRQDVDVIVKRADGSTFTFTALCRIDTINELEYFLNGGILQYVLRKLAA; this comes from the coding sequence ATGACCGCCATCGGACAGGACACCCTCGGCACGCGCGACACGCTTAATGTCGGCGGCAAGGACATTGCCTATTATTCGTTGAAGAAGGCCGCCGCGAAACTTGGAGACGTTTCGCGCCTGCCTTTCTCGATGAAGGTGCTGCTGGAGAATCTGCTCCGCTTCGAGGACGGCGTGACCGTCACCACCGACGACATTCAGGCGATCGTCAACTGGCAGAATGACAAGGGCAAGTCGGAGCGCGAGATCCAGTATCGCCCCGCGCGCGTGCTGATGCAGGACTTCACCGGCGTTCCCTGCGTGGTCGACCTGGCCGCCATGCGCGACGCGATGAACGCGCTGGGCGCCGACGCCAGCAAGATCAACCCGCAGGTGCCTGTCCACCTTGTGATCGACCACTCGGTCATGGTGGATGAGTTCGGCACGCCCAAGGCATTCGAGGACAATGTCGAGCTGGAATATCAGCGCAATATGGAGCGTTACGACTTCCTGAAATGGGGTTCGAAGTCGCTCGATAATTTCAAGGTCGTTCCGCCCGGCACCGGCATCTGCCACCAGGTGAACCTGGAAAATATCGCGCAGGCCGTCTGGTCTTCGGTCGATGCCGATGGCGTCACCGTCGCCTATCCCGATACCTGCGTCGGCACCGACAGCCACACCACCATGATTAACGGTCTGGGCGTGCTGGGCTGGGGTGTTGGCGGGATCGAGGCGGAAGCCGCGATGCTGGGCCAACCCGTGTCGATGCTCATCCCCGAAGTCGTCGGCTTCAAGCTGACCGGCACGCTGAACGAAGGCATCACTGCCACCGATCTGGTGCTGACCGCTACGCAAATGCTGCGCGCCAAGGGCGTTGTCGGCCGCTTCGTTGAATATTTCGGCCCTGGCCTTGCCTCGCTGTCGCTCGCCGACCGCGCGACGCTTGCCAATATGGCGCCGGAATATGGCGCGACCTGCGGTTTCTTCGGCATCGACGACAAGACGCTGGATTACATGCGTCTCACCGGCCGCTCAGAAGAGAATATCGCGCTGGTCGAAGCCTATGCCAAGGAACAGGGCTTCTGGCTGGACGCATCGGCCGAGCCGGTCTTCACCGATGTCCTCGAACTGGACATGAGCACGGTCGTCCCGTCGCTCGCCGGTCCCAAGCGTCCGCAGGACAAGGTGATCCTCACCCAGGTCGATGACGTGTTCAATGCTGACCTGGAGAAGGTCTACAAGAAGGCCGCCGCCGTCCGCGTTCCCGTTGAAGGCCGCACCCACGATATCGGTGACGGCGACGTCGTGATCGCCGCGATCACGAGCTGCACCAATACGTCGAACCCCGGCGTGCTGGTCGCCGCCGGTCTGGTCGCCAAGAAGGCGAATGAATTGGGCATGAAGCCCAAGCCCTGGGTCAAGACCTCGCTGGCGCCGGGTTCGCAGGTCGTCACCGACTATCTGGAGAAGGCTGGTCTCCAGTCGCATCTCGATGCGGTCGGCTTCAACCTGGTCGGCTATGGCTGCACCACCTGCATCGGCAATAGCGGCCCACTGGCCGAACCGATCAGCAAGGCGATCAACGGCAACGACATCGTCGCTGCATCGGTGTTGTCGGGTAACCGCAACTTCGAAGGCCGCGTGAGCCAGGACGTACGCGCCAACTTCCTTGCCTCGCCGCCGCTGGTCGTTGCCTATGCGCTGAAGGGCACCGTCACCACCGATTTCGTCACCACCCCGATCGGTCAGGGTAGCGACGGCCAGGACGTGTACCTCAAGGACATTTGGCCGACGAACGAAGAAGTCCGCTCGGTCATGGACGGTGCGCTGACCCGCGACATGTTCCAGAGCCGCTACGCCACCGTCTTCACCGGCGATGCCCGCTGGCAGGCGATCGATGTCACCGGTTCGGACACTTACACGTGGCGTGCCGGTTCGACCTATGTCGCCAACCCGCCCTATTTCGATGGTCTGACCATGACCCCGGCGCCGGTCACCGACATTGTCGAGGCGAAGCCGCTGGCGATCTTCGGCGATTCGATCACCACCGACCACATCTCGCCGGCCGGTTCGATCAAGGCGTCCAGCCCCGCGGGCAAGTGGCTGAGCGAGCATCAGGTCAGCCAGGCCGACTATAACAGCTACGGTTCGCGTCGCGGCCATCATGAAGTCATGATGCGCGGCACCTTTGCCAACATCCGCATCAAGAATCTGATGTTGGACGGCGTCGAAGGCGGCATGACCCGTTATGACGGCGAAGTCATGCCGATCTACGACGCAGCGATGAAACACAAGGCGGACGGCACCCCGCTGGTCGTCATCGGCGGCAAGGAATATGGCACCGGATCGTCGCGCGACTGGGCGGCGAAGGGCACCAACCTGCTGGGCGTCCGTTCGGTCATCGTCGAAAGCTTCGAGCGTATCCACCGTTCGAACCTGGTCGGCATGGGCGTGCTGCCGCTCCAGTTCAAGAATGGCGATACCAAGGACACGCTTGGCCTGACGGGCAACGAGACCTTCACCATCCAGAATGTCGCGGGTTTGAAGCCCCGCCAGGACGTGGATGTGATCGTGAAGCGCGCCGATGGTTCGACCTTCACCTTCACCGCGCTGTGCCGGATCGACACGATCAACGAGCTGGAATATTTCCTGAACGGCGGCATTCTCCAATATGTGCTGCGTAAGCTCGCCGCCTGA
- a CDS encoding glutamine amidotransferase, with amino-acid sequence MKRALIVRHVPREGAAGYLQPIEAAGYHIDRIDVASPDFAGVDLCAPDLLIMMGGPMGVYEQELHPWIPVQIAKLAMRLAADRPTLGVCLGSQMIAAALGARVYPGGQMELGFAPVRMNGAGAASPLRHIDGVPLLHWHSDTFDLPDNVELLASTDIYAHQAFRRGANLLALQFHAEMGEDPRFEDWLTHFWADLDVAKQCVIALRGDHDAYGPGAVAAGRAMIGEWLATTKV; translated from the coding sequence ATGAAGAGAGCGTTGATTGTCCGTCATGTGCCGCGCGAAGGAGCGGCGGGGTATCTCCAGCCGATCGAGGCGGCGGGCTATCATATTGACCGTATCGACGTGGCCAGCCCGGATTTTGCGGGCGTTGACCTGTGTGCGCCCGACCTGCTCATCATGATGGGCGGCCCGATGGGTGTCTATGAACAGGAATTGCACCCCTGGATTCCCGTGCAGATCGCAAAGCTGGCGATGCGGCTGGCGGCGGACAGGCCGACGCTTGGGGTTTGCCTGGGCAGTCAGATGATCGCGGCGGCGCTGGGTGCGCGCGTCTATCCGGGCGGGCAGATGGAGCTGGGCTTCGCGCCGGTGCGCATGAATGGAGCGGGTGCGGCCTCACCGTTGCGCCATATCGATGGAGTGCCTTTGCTCCACTGGCATAGCGACACGTTCGACCTGCCCGACAATGTCGAACTGCTGGCGTCCACGGACATATATGCACATCAGGCCTTTCGGCGCGGCGCCAATCTGCTGGCGTTGCAGTTCCACGCGGAAATGGGCGAAGATCCGCGCTTTGAGGATTGGCTGACCCATTTCTGGGCTGATCTTGATGTGGCGAAGCAATGCGTCATCGCCTTGCGCGGGGATCATGATGCGTACGGCCCCGGCGCGGTAGCGGCGGGGCGGGCCATGATCGGCGAATGGCTGGCTACGACTAAAGTATAA
- a CDS encoding glycoside hydrolase family 27 protein, with the protein MNWKASRRDMLAGGVAGLAAAGMARAGETQPGRGVTQLAPRPPMGWNSWNSFATTITEAQARETARIMADKLLPYGYDIFTVDIQWYEPEASSYTYNAKPKPAMDAYGRMIPAPNRFPSSAGGRGFTALAKEVHALGMKFGIHVMRGIPRAAVEQNLPILGTKYRAADIADRNSICFWNPDMYGIEMTRPGAQAYYDSIFRLYADWGVDFVKMDDMSRPYDAHAPEIEGAHQAIQATGRPIILSLSPGETPVIRGDQVRRFAQMWRISDDFWDDWKMLEAQFTRLENWTPYRGPGSWPDADMLPLGRLALGARDTLFTPDEQRTLMTLWSIARSPLIMGGDLRHLDAPTLALLTNREVLAVNQASSDNRPHFVDDGGRIWSAKVEGGVDRYVALFNTGDKTREIGIKLRDLGITGPVAVRDLWEGKPLGQQAERIAAMLPPHGAGLYRVSGAA; encoded by the coding sequence ATGAACTGGAAGGCCAGCCGCCGCGACATGCTCGCGGGCGGTGTGGCGGGGCTTGCGGCTGCCGGCATGGCGCGCGCGGGGGAAACGCAACCGGGCAGGGGCGTGACGCAACTCGCGCCGCGCCCACCGATGGGATGGAATAGCTGGAACAGCTTCGCCACCACTATTACCGAAGCGCAGGCCCGCGAAACCGCACGGATCATGGCGGACAAGCTGCTGCCCTATGGCTACGACATCTTCACCGTCGACATCCAATGGTATGAGCCTGAGGCGTCGAGCTACACCTATAATGCCAAACCCAAACCAGCGATGGATGCCTATGGCCGGATGATCCCGGCGCCCAACCGTTTCCCCTCCAGCGCGGGCGGCAGGGGCTTTACGGCGCTCGCCAAGGAGGTTCACGCGCTGGGCATGAAGTTCGGCATCCATGTCATGCGCGGCATCCCGCGCGCGGCGGTGGAGCAGAATCTGCCGATCCTGGGTACGAAATATCGCGCGGCCGACATTGCCGACAGGAACAGCATCTGTTTCTGGAACCCGGATATGTATGGCATCGAGATGACGCGACCGGGCGCGCAGGCCTATTATGACAGCATTTTCCGCCTCTATGCCGACTGGGGCGTCGATTTCGTCAAGATGGACGATATGAGCCGCCCCTATGACGCCCATGCACCGGAGATTGAGGGCGCGCATCAGGCGATCCAGGCGACCGGCCGGCCGATCATCCTCAGCCTCTCGCCCGGCGAGACGCCGGTGATCCGCGGCGATCAGGTCCGCCGCTTCGCGCAGATGTGGCGCATCTCCGACGATTTCTGGGACGACTGGAAGATGCTGGAGGCGCAGTTCACCCGGCTGGAAAACTGGACGCCCTATCGCGGTCCCGGTTCCTGGCCCGATGCCGACATGCTGCCGCTCGGCCGGCTGGCGCTGGGCGCGCGCGATACGCTGTTCACGCCCGACGAGCAGCGTACCTTGATGACGCTCTGGTCGATCGCGCGCTCACCGCTCATCATGGGCGGCGATCTGCGGCATCTGGACGCGCCCACGCTGGCGCTGCTCACCAATCGGGAAGTGCTGGCGGTCAATCAGGCCAGCAGCGACAACCGCCCGCATTTCGTGGACGATGGCGGGCGCATCTGGTCGGCGAAGGTCGAAGGGGGCGTGGACCGCTATGTCGCCCTATTCAACACCGGTGACAAAACGCGCGAAATCGGCATCAAACTACGTGACCTGGGCATAACCGGACCGGTCGCGGTGCGCGACCTGTGGGAGGGCAAACCGCTCGGCCAACAGGCGGAGCGGATCGCGGCGATGCTGCCCCCTCATGGGGCAGGATTATATCGGGTGAGCGGGGCTGCGTGA
- a CDS encoding right-handed parallel beta-helix repeat-containing protein produces the protein MEILTRRRFMAATAASAAAMPQMLRAQISGQSRIIGQTFVGTRRPDGYGTGGGTAIIGQSDLLIRDCTFRDLGDGALLFQEPASNIVIEDCTIHNCYRFIKDWSLTHPDPPAPLTSFTIRRVQADALIRGFMRIIYGSSRGVIEDVVVRGNGHCNNDSVGFALDDSVNDVVYRRAQAHNFIEAKRDADRYWQGDGFTDERGNRNIRYYSCTATNNTDGGFDTKSAGVFLENCLAKGNKRNYRLWNSGHLKNCRSEDPIKRGGTGETAHFSFFGETGPTYVLDRPVVRAAAGNSAPVFFFQTTKPASIAIYDADIHAPDATLIVVDGPQPSIHWYPARPQQKIVVKQNR, from the coding sequence ATGGAGATACTCACTCGTCGTCGCTTCATGGCCGCCACGGCCGCATCGGCGGCGGCCATGCCCCAGATGCTTCGTGCCCAGATCAGCGGCCAGAGTCGAATCATAGGCCAAACCTTCGTCGGCACCCGCAGGCCGGATGGTTATGGCACGGGCGGGGGCACGGCGATCATCGGGCAGAGCGATCTCTTGATCCGCGATTGCACTTTCCGTGATCTGGGGGACGGCGCGCTGCTGTTCCAGGAACCGGCCAGCAATATCGTCATCGAGGATTGCACGATCCACAATTGCTATCGCTTCATCAAGGACTGGTCGCTGACCCATCCTGATCCACCCGCGCCGCTGACCAGTTTCACCATACGCCGGGTGCAGGCGGATGCGCTGATCCGCGGTTTCATGCGGATAATCTATGGATCATCCCGTGGTGTGATTGAGGATGTGGTGGTGCGGGGCAATGGTCACTGCAACAATGATTCCGTTGGCTTCGCGCTCGACGACAGCGTCAATGACGTCGTTTATCGGCGGGCGCAGGCGCATAATTTCATTGAGGCCAAGCGCGACGCCGATCGATATTGGCAGGGTGACGGCTTTACCGATGAACGGGGAAACCGGAATATTCGCTATTATAGCTGTACGGCGACCAACAATACGGACGGCGGTTTCGATACGAAATCGGCTGGCGTCTTTCTGGAAAACTGCCTGGCCAAGGGCAACAAGCGCAATTATCGGCTATGGAATAGCGGACACCTGAAAAATTGTCGCAGCGAAGACCCGATCAAGCGTGGCGGCACGGGGGAGACGGCGCATTTCTCCTTCTTTGGCGAGACGGGGCCGACCTATGTGCTGGATCGGCCGGTCGTCCGCGCGGCGGCGGGCAACAGCGCTCCGGTCTTCTTTTTCCAGACGACCAAGCCCGCGTCCATCGCCATTTATGACGCCGATATCCATGCGCCCGATGCGACGTTGATCGTCGTTGACGGGCCGCAGCCGTCCATTCACTGGTATCCCGCGCGGCCGCAGCAGAAAATAGTCGTGAAGCAGAATCGGTAA
- a CDS encoding M28 family metallopeptidase, whose translation MTIRTLALALALGLTATLPVHAQTVEPARLEQSVRTLASDLFEGRAPGTVGEERTIGYLVARFEALGLEPGGPDGQWVQTVPLLHTKLGKAEALDVAQGGTATPWTFGKQVYLSTLQPRDHVAVDKAPLVFVGHGVSAPERGWDDFKGVDLKGKIAVFLINDPDFEAVKGEDAVGKFGGRTMTYYGRWAYKFEEAARRGAIGALIVHDTPGAGYGWNVVVSPGGENYDLVRAPDKVTSLAVQGWIEGEAAKALFAGAGLDLAALRKQARSKAFKPVALKGATFSAAFPVTQEVVQSANVLARIPGAKRPDETVMYGAHWDAYGKGAPDAQGRIYRAGANDDALGIASLFEIARAFKAGPAPDRSILFAAWTAEERGLLGSEYYAVNPVYPLDKTVANLTIDILQTAGKAKDVILVGKGQDTLEDDLAKAAATQGRVVTQESLPERGLFYRADHFSMAKRGVPVLLMMGIAGASDLVDGGRTAGQAWVDAYTGKCYHQACDAVDETWKLDGAAQDIDLMLDIGRDLANSTRWPEWKPGSEFKAVRDKSAATRK comes from the coding sequence ATGACCATACGCACCCTTGCCCTTGCCCTGGCCCTTGGCCTGACCGCCACCCTTCCCGTTCACGCCCAGACTGTCGAACCGGCACGTCTTGAACAGTCGGTCCGCACCCTTGCCTCCGACCTGTTCGAAGGGCGCGCGCCCGGCACAGTCGGTGAGGAACGGACGATCGGCTATCTGGTCGCCCGGTTCGAGGCGCTGGGGCTGGAGCCGGGCGGTCCGGACGGACAGTGGGTGCAGACGGTGCCGCTACTCCATACGAAGCTGGGCAAGGCCGAAGCGCTGGACGTAGCGCAGGGTGGAACGGCAACGCCCTGGACCTTCGGCAAACAGGTCTATCTCTCCACCCTCCAGCCCAGGGATCATGTCGCCGTGGACAAGGCGCCTCTGGTCTTCGTCGGCCATGGCGTGTCCGCACCCGAACGTGGCTGGGACGATTTCAAGGGCGTGGACCTGAAGGGCAAGATTGCCGTCTTCCTTATCAACGACCCCGATTTCGAGGCGGTGAAGGGCGAGGACGCCGTGGGCAAGTTCGGCGGACGAACCATGACCTATTATGGCCGCTGGGCCTACAAGTTCGAGGAAGCCGCGCGGCGCGGCGCGATCGGCGCGCTGATCGTCCATGATACGCCGGGCGCGGGCTATGGCTGGAACGTGGTGGTCAGCCCCGGCGGCGAGAATTACGACCTGGTTCGCGCGCCGGACAAAGTGACGAGCCTGGCCGTGCAGGGCTGGATCGAGGGAGAAGCCGCCAAGGCGCTGTTCGCAGGCGCAGGACTGGATCTTGCCGCGCTGCGCAAGCAGGCCCGGTCGAAGGCGTTCAAGCCGGTGGCGTTGAAAGGCGCCACCTTCTCCGCCGCCTTCCCGGTAACGCAGGAAGTGGTGCAGAGCGCCAACGTCCTTGCCCGCATCCCCGGTGCGAAGCGGCCCGACGAGACGGTGATGTATGGCGCGCACTGGGACGCCTATGGCAAGGGCGCGCCCGACGCGCAGGGACGCATCTATCGCGCCGGGGCCAATGACGACGCGCTGGGCATCGCGTCGCTGTTCGAAATCGCGCGCGCGTTCAAGGCCGGCCCGGCCCCTGACCGCTCGATCCTGTTCGCCGCCTGGACGGCGGAGGAGCGCGGGCTGCTCGGCTCCGAATATTATGCCGTCAATCCCGTCTATCCGCTCGACAAGACCGTCGCCAACCTCACCATCGACATCCTCCAGACTGCGGGCAAGGCGAAGGACGTGATCCTGGTCGGCAAGGGGCAGGACACGCTGGAGGATGATCTGGCGAAGGCAGCGGCGACGCAAGGCCGCGTGGTGACGCAGGAAAGCCTGCCCGAACGCGGCCTCTTCTACCGCGCCGATCATTTCTCCATGGCCAAGCGCGGCGTGCCCGTCCTGCTGATGATGGGCATTGCAGGCGCATCCGACCTGGTCGATGGCGGCCGCACGGCGGGCCAGGCCTGGGTCGATGCCTATACCGGCAAATGCTATCATCAGGCCTGCGACGCGGTGGACGAGACATGGAAGCTGGACGGCGCGGCGCAGGATATCGACCTGATGCTCGACATCGGTCGCGACCTCGCCAACTCGACGCGCTGGCCGGAATGGAAGCCGGGGTCGGAGTTCAAGGCTGTACGCGACAAGAGCGCCGCCACGCGGAAATAA
- a CDS encoding glutathione S-transferase — protein sequence MAVAELTLSSKNYSSWSLRGWLLCRLAGLQVVEKLIALDDPESRAELLLLSPSVLVPRLTHEGAGVWDTLAIAEYLHELYPDAGMYPADRIIRAHCRSVSGEIHSGFANLRSALPMNLKVRHARFPVFPGARPDIERVEAIWAECLDNYGGPWLFGDRPTVADAMFAPVAQRFLSYAVPLTQKSAAYCQTINGWPLMREWIDAARAEPDELIELETEF from the coding sequence ATGGCTGTCGCGGAACTCACACTTTCGAGCAAAAATTACTCCTCCTGGTCGCTGCGCGGCTGGCTGCTCTGCCGCCTTGCAGGATTACAGGTCGTCGAAAAGCTGATTGCGCTCGACGATCCGGAAAGTCGGGCCGAACTGTTGCTGCTGTCCCCTTCCGTGCTGGTGCCACGGCTCACCCATGAAGGGGCGGGCGTGTGGGACACGCTGGCCATCGCCGAATATCTGCATGAGCTATATCCGGATGCGGGCATGTACCCCGCCGACCGGATCATCCGCGCCCATTGCCGGTCGGTATCGGGCGAGATTCATTCGGGCTTCGCCAATCTGCGCTCCGCCCTGCCGATGAACCTAAAGGTGCGACACGCACGCTTCCCGGTCTTTCCCGGCGCACGGCCCGATATCGAACGGGTCGAGGCGATCTGGGCCGAATGCCTGGACAATTATGGCGGTCCCTGGTTGTTCGGCGATCGGCCCACGGTAGCCGACGCCATGTTCGCGCCGGTGGCGCAGCGCTTCCTGTCCTACGCCGTCCCGCTGACGCAGAAATCCGCCGCCTATTGCCAGACGATCAATGGCTGGCCGCTGATGCGCGAGTGGATCGACGCGGCACGGGCGGAGCCGGACGAACTGATCGAACTCGAAACCGAATTCTAA